In Methanomassiliicoccales archaeon, a single genomic region encodes these proteins:
- a CDS encoding nicotinate-nucleotide pyrophosphorylase translates to MRNEVRSVPREPDGIDIRDAIFKNLTNKRVRAVIWTKQSGTVSGIGRMIETAKEMNLSIQATVRDGDDVDEGGTIAIIEGTPKEICLAEDMLIGLVGKTSGIATAARRAVTLAGGNATIVSGGWKKMPNQMKEEIREAIRLGGSGLRITEHPFVYLDKNYVRMFGGIVQALLAVRELEGRMKVIQIRGETEPIVREAVVAAEHGADIIMVDTGDIDDLRSVSSALFREGLRTRVKIAFGGSIPLEEIPRIVEADVDILDIGRAIIDAPMLDIRLDVEGVED, encoded by the coding sequence TTGCGGAATGAGGTAAGGTCTGTACCGCGTGAACCGGACGGCATCGATATCAGGGACGCGATCTTCAAGAACTTGACCAACAAGAGGGTGAGAGCGGTCATCTGGACTAAGCAGAGCGGAACCGTCTCCGGCATCGGCCGCATGATCGAGACAGCAAAAGAGATGAATCTGTCCATTCAAGCTACGGTCAGAGATGGCGACGATGTCGATGAGGGCGGTACGATCGCGATCATCGAAGGAACGCCCAAGGAGATATGCCTTGCCGAAGATATGCTCATAGGTCTCGTTGGAAAGACCTCAGGCATCGCCACAGCGGCGAGGCGAGCAGTAACTCTTGCAGGGGGTAATGCCACCATCGTTTCTGGGGGATGGAAGAAGATGCCGAACCAGATGAAAGAGGAGATCCGGGAAGCCATCAGGCTCGGGGGATCCGGTCTGCGGATCACGGAGCACCCATTCGTCTATCTCGATAAGAACTATGTCAGGATGTTCGGCGGTATCGTTCAGGCTCTGCTTGCGGTTCGGGAATTGGAGGGTAGAATGAAGGTCATCCAGATCCGTGGTGAGACCGAACCCATTGTCCGTGAGGCTGTCGTTGCGGCGGAGCATGGCGCCGATATTATTATGGTCGATACCGGTGACATCGACGACTTGAGGTCGGTATCCAGTGCCCTCTTCAGAGAGGGTCTGAGAACTCGCGTGAAGATCGCTTTCGGAGGGTCGATCCCTCTGGAAGAGATACCGCGCATAGTGGAGGCAGATGTGGACATACTCGATATCGGCAGGGCGATCATAGATGCACCCATGCTTGACATAAGACTCGATGTGGAAGGGGTGGAAGATTGA